A single Balneolaceae bacterium DNA region contains:
- the pgeF gene encoding peptidoglycan editing factor PgeF, producing MKRSGPDIDLILPRWASRDGTGDPRDGEGVTAFFTTRNTGWNAGGDEAAVSGLNLGLNTADPPERVHRNRERLFEALALDPEWVALAGQVHGTHVRCVSAGGTYPETDGLVTRVPGLALGIQVADCAAVLLWEPAARVVGAVHAGWRGAAGGILPRALEVMKGEGGDPEKMHAFVSPCLSQARFEVGEEVAEQFPEDFVDRESHRKPHLDLKGFLLQELADAGMDPSRVEVHPGCTLTNQKYYSWRRQGEQSGRMMGVVGLAS from the coding sequence ATGAAGCGCTCCGGACCTGACATCGACCTGATCCTTCCGCGTTGGGCCTCCCGCGACGGGACGGGAGACCCGCGCGATGGGGAGGGTGTGACAGCCTTTTTCACCACCCGAAACACCGGCTGGAATGCCGGCGGCGATGAGGCCGCCGTATCCGGGCTGAACCTGGGACTGAATACGGCCGACCCGCCGGAGCGCGTGCACCGCAACAGGGAAAGGTTGTTCGAAGCCCTGGCGCTGGACCCCGAATGGGTGGCCCTGGCCGGCCAGGTGCACGGGACACACGTGCGATGCGTAAGCGCCGGCGGCACCTACCCTGAAACCGACGGACTGGTGACCCGCGTGCCAGGGCTGGCTCTGGGCATACAGGTGGCCGACTGCGCTGCCGTGCTGCTCTGGGAGCCCGCCGCCCGGGTGGTCGGTGCGGTGCATGCCGGATGGCGCGGGGCTGCAGGAGGCATCCTTCCCCGTGCCCTGGAGGTGATGAAGGGCGAGGGGGGCGACCCGGAAAAAATGCACGCCTTTGTTTCCCCCTGCCTGTCCCAGGCCCGTTTCGAGGTGGGCGAGGAAGTGGCCGAACAGTTTCCGGAAGACTTCGTGGACCGTGAAAGCCACCGGAAGCCGCACCTGGATCTGAAGGGATTCCTGCTGCAGGAGCTGGCCGATGCGGGCATGGATCCCTCCCGTGTGGAAGTGCACCCGGGCTGCACGCTTACCAATCAAAAATATTACTCATGGCGCCGCCAGGGAGAGCAGAGCGGGCGCATGATGGGCGTTGTGGGCCTGGCCTCCTGA
- the ndhC gene encoding NADH-quinone oxidoreductase subunit A, with product MLSNYVPILVIAGVAFLLALLLMSLSRLLGPYRPNTNKLNPYESGMDPVGEARDRYSISFYLVAMEFIVFDLEVVFVYPWAVRFLDHGVGTLLAMVFFIGVLFIGLLYTLKKGTLDWDIKRKLL from the coding sequence ATGCTCTCGAACTACGTCCCCATTCTCGTCATCGCAGGGGTGGCCTTCCTGCTGGCCTTGCTGCTGATGAGCCTCTCCCGTCTGCTTGGGCCCTACCGGCCCAATACCAACAAACTTAATCCCTACGAAAGCGGCATGGACCCCGTGGGCGAGGCGCGGGACCGCTATTCGATAAGTTTCTACCTGGTAGCCATGGAGTTCATTGTCTTTGACCTGGAGGTCGTCTTCGTCTATCCGTGGGCTGTGCGATTCCTGGATCACGGGGTCGGCACCCTCTTGGCCATGGTGTTCTTCATCGGCGTCCTCTTCATCGGTCTGCTCTATACGCTGAAAAAGGGTACGCTGGACTGGGACATCAAACGCAAACTCTTATAA
- the tmk gene encoding dTMP kinase: MFITFEGIDGSGKSTQIDLLRRHLDDAGERVEVFREPGGTILSEQVRSLLLDPDSRINPVTELLLFSAARSQLMSEKVLPLLEEGAFVILDRFFDSTTAYQGYGRNSLPLEEIERINRAASHHRAPDLTFYLAISLEEARSRTEGMEQDRMERSGEAFYRRVIEGFEELARRENRFLRLDATLPPDELHGRILAAVDLPGTR; encoded by the coding sequence GTGTTCATCACCTTCGAGGGCATAGACGGCAGCGGCAAATCCACCCAGATCGACCTGCTCAGGCGCCACCTGGACGATGCCGGTGAGAGGGTGGAGGTCTTCCGTGAACCGGGCGGCACCATCCTCTCCGAACAGGTGCGCTCCCTGCTGCTCGATCCCGATTCGCGCATCAACCCGGTCACCGAACTGCTGCTGTTCTCCGCCGCACGCTCCCAACTCATGTCCGAAAAGGTGCTCCCCCTGCTGGAGGAGGGAGCCTTTGTCATCCTCGACCGATTTTTCGACTCCACCACTGCCTACCAGGGCTACGGCCGCAACTCCCTGCCCCTGGAGGAGATTGAGCGTATCAACCGGGCGGCCAGCCACCACCGCGCCCCCGACCTGACCTTTTATCTGGCCATCTCCCTTGAGGAGGCGCGGAGCCGAACGGAAGGCATGGAGCAGGACCGGATGGAGCGCTCCGGCGAAGCTTTCTACCGCAGGGTCATCGAGGGCTTCGAAGAGTTGGCCCGCCGCGAGAATCGATTTTTGCGCCTGGACGCCACCCTTCCCCCCGACGAGCTGCACGGGCGCATCCTTGCGGCGGTTGATCTCCCCGGCACACGCTGA
- the bshC gene encoding bacillithiol biosynthesis cysteine-adding enzyme BshC, with the protein MQLKSIPFDRLPFSRLFQAYTSDPSTLEPFYEDHPFNPGCARARAEYLGGREDEGISRGRLGELLEAFNARFDPPQEVRDNIARLGEGEALAVVTGQQLTLYGGPLYTVYKTLTAIHYARRMEERLGRLVVPVFWLADEDHDYDEVRHLTLLDGHEPRRVELPPQPRSRQPVAHRILPPELEETREEARKMLFDTDFSRDLWEGLDRHWSAGSRFDEAFGGWLLSLFGHRGLVLFGSSCEGVKEAGRELMARSVEQADEAREALEVQSARLEEQFHRQVTLYDSNLFRLDGQGGRVKIGREGDRWEAGPGDSWSTEELAQEVRERPESFSPNVFLRPLLQDRLLPTLAYVAGPGEVAYFGQMKGLYRCFGMRMPLILPRLSATLIEPAIDRILGELPFELSEYARRIEDLESDYVDRTEQADIEDLFSSWKKEAEKISRQPTEAVANIDPTLKGAAGKATATFYNELDKLKGKVYRAVKQQEETQLRRIRRIKGELFPGDGAQERTLAAIWYMNKYGTGLWDRLLERLEEEEDDPFNHHKLIYL; encoded by the coding sequence TTGCAGCTAAAATCCATTCCTTTCGACCGGCTGCCCTTCTCCCGTCTTTTCCAGGCCTATACTAGCGATCCTTCCACGCTGGAACCGTTCTACGAAGACCATCCCTTCAATCCCGGCTGCGCCCGGGCCCGCGCGGAGTATCTGGGCGGCAGGGAAGATGAAGGGATCTCCCGCGGGCGCCTGGGCGAGCTGCTGGAAGCATTTAACGCCCGCTTCGATCCCCCGCAGGAGGTGCGCGACAACATCGCCCGGCTGGGGGAGGGAGAGGCCCTTGCGGTGGTCACAGGCCAACAGCTTACCCTCTACGGGGGACCCCTCTATACCGTCTACAAGACCCTCACGGCTATTCACTATGCCCGTCGGATGGAAGAGCGCCTTGGCCGTCTCGTCGTGCCGGTTTTCTGGCTGGCCGATGAGGATCATGACTACGACGAGGTACGCCACCTCACGCTGCTGGACGGCCACGAACCGCGGCGCGTGGAACTGCCTCCGCAACCTCGCAGCCGGCAGCCGGTGGCCCACCGCATACTTCCCCCCGAACTGGAGGAGACCCGTGAGGAGGCCAGGAAGATGCTCTTTGACACCGATTTCAGCAGGGATCTCTGGGAGGGCCTGGACCGCCACTGGTCAGCCGGCAGCCGCTTCGACGAGGCTTTCGGGGGTTGGCTGCTCTCGCTGTTCGGCCACCGCGGACTGGTGCTATTCGGCAGCAGCTGCGAGGGGGTGAAGGAGGCCGGCAGGGAGCTTATGGCCCGATCCGTGGAGCAGGCCGACGAGGCGCGCGAGGCCCTTGAGGTGCAGAGCGCCCGTCTGGAGGAGCAATTTCACCGGCAGGTCACCCTCTACGATTCCAACCTCTTCCGGCTGGACGGGCAGGGCGGCCGCGTCAAGATCGGCCGGGAAGGCGACCGGTGGGAGGCGGGGCCGGGCGACTCATGGAGTACCGAAGAGTTGGCACAGGAGGTGCGGGAGCGTCCTGAGAGTTTCTCGCCCAACGTCTTTTTACGTCCCCTTCTGCAGGACCGCCTGCTGCCCACTCTCGCCTATGTGGCGGGTCCGGGAGAGGTGGCCTACTTTGGACAGATGAAGGGTCTCTACCGATGTTTCGGCATGCGCATGCCCCTTATTCTGCCCCGCCTCAGCGCCACCCTCATCGAACCCGCCATCGACCGCATCCTCGGCGAACTGCCCTTCGAGCTGTCCGAATACGCCCGCCGCATCGAAGACCTGGAGTCGGACTACGTGGACCGTACCGAGCAGGCCGACATCGAGGACCTCTTTTCCAGCTGGAAGAAAGAGGCTGAGAAAATATCACGCCAGCCTACCGAGGCTGTGGCTAACATCGATCCCACCCTCAAGGGGGCGGCCGGCAAGGCCACCGCCACCTTTTACAATGAACTGGACAAACTCAAAGGCAAGGTCTATCGCGCCGTCAAGCAGCAGGAGGAGACCCAGCTCCGCCGCATACGCCGCATCAAGGGGGAGCTTTTCCCCGGCGATGGGGCCCAGGAGCGCACCCTTGCGGCCATTTGGTATATGAACAAGTACGGCACCGGCCTCTGGGACCGGCTCCTGGAGCGCCTTGAGGAAGAGGAGGACGACCCTTTCAACCATCACAAGCTGATCTATCTCTAG
- a CDS encoding PspC domain-containing protein yields the protein MTEQTRQRSSQKNLDSFMEFEDHELQTTMHDFLQEEKKEEAKIWNVATIAGIAMFFVAMLYLIQMIGLGIGPDLGGLITWSPLIGGVLVTLVGFGFLVGDQKKNNASQSQRRPSDSGEPVFDFESRGDASEFNIDNDLDEDSYERRSSRRGTQTGTRSGSRTGSNAEAFRFDDYALNKPKKLYKSRTDRKWLGVCGGLAKYLGISSTVIRLLFVIFTFASSGVAIPAYIVLGIVLDKEPPELMDDFNF from the coding sequence ATGACGGAACAGACCAGACAGCGCAGCAGCCAGAAGAATCTGGATTCCTTCATGGAGTTCGAGGATCATGAGCTCCAGACCACCATGCACGACTTTCTGCAGGAGGAGAAGAAGGAGGAGGCTAAAATTTGGAACGTTGCAACCATCGCAGGCATTGCCATGTTTTTCGTGGCCATGCTCTACCTCATACAGATGATCGGACTGGGTATCGGGCCCGATCTGGGCGGCCTGATCACCTGGTCGCCCCTAATTGGCGGCGTGCTGGTCACCCTGGTGGGATTCGGATTTCTGGTGGGCGACCAGAAGAAGAATAATGCATCCCAGAGTCAAAGGCGTCCCTCCGATTCGGGCGAACCTGTCTTCGATTTCGAGTCCCGGGGCGATGCCTCTGAATTCAATATCGACAACGACCTGGACGAAGACTCCTACGAGAGGCGCAGCTCGCGGAGGGGCACGCAGACCGGCACGCGCTCCGGCTCCCGGACCGGCTCAAATGCCGAGGCGTTCCGCTTTGACGACTACGCCCTCAACAAGCCCAAAAAACTCTACAAGTCGCGCACCGACCGGAAATGGCTGGGGGTATGCGGGGGACTTGCCAAGTACCTGGGCATCAGCTCCACGGTGATACGGCTGCTCTTCGTTATCTTCACCTTCGCCTCCAGCGGCGTGGCCATACCCGCCTATATCGTCCTTGGTATTGTCCTGGACAAGGAGCCTCCTGAATTGATGGACGACTTTAACTTCTAG
- the aroE gene encoding shikimate dehydrogenase, producing MTLQDFLSSDAATAPHLLLAGNPVSHSLSPLMHNAAAAHFGMDLRYHAVRVEREEFGRLLSHFRRDSFHGANVTLPHKESMAEAVDRLEEDALRIGALNTVVREGVRLVGRNTDVYGFLQPLQPLRDQLEGGLAVIFGTGGASRAVCHGLHRLGMERIVAVSRSPARRNPPADLPGLQLAGYDSWQAHAEKACLVVNTTPLGMHPETGKSPVRDTEAFLLKGKVVYDIVYRPRTTYLLRQAEEAGAQTIDGLEMFIQQGSRSFEWWTGRPFPIPLIREKLYEALRT from the coding sequence ATGACCCTGCAGGATTTTCTCTCCTCTGACGCCGCCACAGCACCCCACCTGCTGCTGGCTGGAAATCCCGTGTCGCACAGTTTATCTCCCCTCATGCACAACGCCGCCGCGGCACACTTCGGCATGGACCTTCGCTACCACGCGGTACGGGTGGAGCGCGAAGAATTCGGGCGACTGCTCTCCCACTTCCGGCGCGACTCCTTCCACGGGGCCAACGTCACCCTGCCCCACAAGGAGTCCATGGCGGAGGCGGTGGACCGGCTGGAGGAGGACGCTCTGCGGATAGGGGCCCTCAACACCGTGGTGCGTGAGGGCGTACGGCTGGTGGGCCGCAATACGGACGTTTACGGCTTTCTGCAGCCCCTGCAACCCCTGCGCGACCAGCTGGAGGGTGGCCTGGCAGTGATATTCGGCACCGGCGGCGCCTCCCGCGCCGTCTGCCACGGATTGCACCGGCTTGGCATGGAGCGGATTGTGGCGGTCTCCCGCAGCCCCGCCCGCCGGAATCCCCCGGCCGATCTCCCCGGCCTGCAGCTGGCCGGCTACGATAGCTGGCAGGCCCATGCGGAGAAGGCCTGCCTGGTGGTCAACACCACGCCCCTGGGCATGCACCCGGAGACCGGGAAGAGTCCGGTCCGCGACACAGAGGCTTTCCTGCTGAAGGGGAAGGTGGTTTACGATATTGTCTACCGTCCCCGCACCACCTACCTGCTGCGTCAGGCCGAAGAGGCGGGGGCGCAAACCATCGACGGGCTGGAGATGTTTATACAGCAGGGCAGCCGCTCCTTTGAATGGTGGACCGGCAGGCCTTTTCCCATACCGCTCATCCGAGAGAAACTGTATGAAGCGCTCCGGACCTGA
- a CDS encoding 5-formyltetrahydrofolate cyclo-ligase: MSEQVQKERVRTSLLDRRRRITKARYRAKSEIIRERLTDMPEFQDARTVHCYVSMNDRGEPDTHPLLREMLDAGRRVVVPVTDFDSGTLRHVELTSLEELRPNKWGVEEPEEGEEVPLPELDFIVVPMVGGDRQCNRLGYGKGFYDRFLERTDCFRVGLLFEECYVNELPADPFDVPMDAIVTDRQLVRRPAAPPRH, from the coding sequence GTGAGCGAACAGGTACAGAAAGAACGCGTGCGCACCTCCCTGCTGGATCGCCGCCGGCGCATTACAAAGGCTCGCTACCGAGCCAAGTCGGAGATCATACGGGAGCGGCTGACGGACATGCCCGAATTCCAGGATGCCCGCACCGTGCACTGCTATGTTTCCATGAACGATCGCGGGGAACCTGATACCCATCCTCTCCTCAGGGAAATGCTTGATGCAGGACGGCGCGTGGTGGTGCCGGTGACCGACTTCGACTCCGGGACCCTCCGCCATGTGGAACTTACATCCCTGGAGGAGCTGCGCCCCAATAAATGGGGCGTGGAGGAGCCGGAGGAAGGAGAGGAGGTACCGCTGCCTGAGCTCGATTTCATTGTGGTGCCGATGGTGGGAGGAGACCGTCAGTGCAACCGCCTCGGCTACGGGAAGGGATTTTACGACCGCTTTCTGGAGCGGACGGACTGCTTTCGCGTGGGACTTCTTTTCGAGGAGTGTTATGTGAACGAACTGCCGGCCGATCCCTTCGACGTACCTATGGACGCCATCGTGACCGACCGGCAGCTCGTGCGGCGACCGGCAGCGCCCCCTCGACATTAA
- a CDS encoding phosphatidylserine decarboxylase family protein, whose translation MIARDGYSTIAVVILTAAIISYAASFGGHWTQWVVYGSMILLVGFIFYFFRDPERRVPEAENLVLSPADGKVVLVKEVEEPDYIGGEALQISIFLSPMDVHVNRIPSHGTVEYVEYHPGIYLMAFDHRSSELNERADFGVLHPSGRKIFFRQITGFLARRIVYHIGVGDTVRAGNRFGMMKFGSRMDILLPPGVELRVQEGDRTVAGETVLAAISPS comes from the coding sequence TTGATTGCACGAGACGGGTATTCAACCATCGCGGTGGTCATCCTGACGGCCGCCATTATCAGCTATGCGGCCTCTTTCGGCGGCCACTGGACCCAGTGGGTGGTCTACGGCAGCATGATTCTGCTGGTGGGATTCATATTCTATTTCTTCCGGGATCCCGAGCGCCGGGTGCCCGAGGCCGAAAACCTGGTGCTTTCGCCCGCCGACGGAAAGGTGGTGCTCGTCAAGGAGGTGGAGGAGCCCGACTACATAGGGGGAGAGGCCCTGCAGATCAGCATCTTCCTTTCGCCCATGGACGTGCACGTCAACCGCATCCCCTCCCACGGCACCGTGGAGTACGTGGAGTACCACCCCGGCATCTACCTGATGGCTTTCGATCACCGCTCCTCGGAACTGAATGAGCGCGCTGATTTCGGCGTCCTGCATCCCTCCGGACGGAAGATCTTTTTCCGGCAGATCACCGGATTTCTGGCCCGGCGCATCGTCTACCACATCGGGGTGGGCGACACCGTGAGAGCTGGCAACCGCTTTGGCATGATGAAATTCGGGTCCAGAATGGATATACTGCTGCCGCCCGGCGTGGAGCTTCGCGTGCAGGAGGGCGACCGCACCGTCGCCGGTGAAACCGTACTGGCCGCCATCTCCCCCTCATGA
- a CDS encoding SRPBCC family protein, which produces MAHERIDVDLPLAKVYEYLSDPGYFPHFFERIDRVNKVNSQTFEFFTKIDGEDYQWTTNIIDNLRNTRFAWITINGNLNQTGTIRFTPLDNGERTRVDFSLDIRTFYGEPAEELATFIQGLAAQLKKDLNRFKEEAEEDKFKEKADTTIAEAEAAAEEAAAEEAEQAEAEEAKAEEDEEVAA; this is translated from the coding sequence ATGGCGCACGAAAGAATCGATGTTGATCTGCCTCTAGCCAAAGTTTACGAATACCTCAGCGATCCGGGGTATTTTCCACATTTTTTTGAACGCATCGACAGGGTAAACAAGGTCAACTCCCAGACCTTCGAATTTTTTACGAAGATCGACGGCGAAGATTACCAGTGGACCACCAATATCATTGACAATCTTCGCAACACCCGCTTCGCCTGGATTACCATCAACGGAAACCTGAATCAGACGGGCACTATCCGATTCACCCCGCTGGACAATGGTGAACGCACACGGGTGGATTTCAGCTTGGATATCCGCACCTTCTACGGTGAGCCCGCGGAGGAGCTGGCCACCTTTATTCAGGGACTCGCAGCCCAGCTGAAGAAGGATCTGAATCGCTTCAAGGAGGAAGCCGAGGAGGATAAATTTAAAGAGAAGGCCGACACGACTATCGCCGAGGCGGAAGCCGCCGCTGAAGAGGCTGCCGCTGAAGAGGCTGAACAGGCCGAAGCCGAGGAGGCCAAAGCTGAGGAGGACGAAGAAGTGGCCGCCTGA
- the nuoB gene encoding NADH-quinone oxidoreductase subunit NuoB encodes MGIESAMGEGYFTTKLDTLVNWARSNAAWPMPMGLACCAIEMMAFAGPKYDAARFGSEVMRFSPRQADVMIVAGWVNYKMAHAIRRIWDQMPDPKWCIAMGACASTGGMHRCYGVVQGCDNFLPVDAYVSGCPPRPDALLHALMKIQDKIRTEHSVMLDT; translated from the coding sequence ATGGGAATAGAAAGTGCGATGGGTGAGGGTTACTTCACCACCAAACTGGATACGCTGGTCAACTGGGCCCGCTCCAACGCGGCCTGGCCCATGCCTATGGGACTGGCCTGCTGCGCCATCGAAATGATGGCCTTCGCCGGACCCAAATACGACGCCGCCCGCTTCGGTTCGGAGGTGATGCGTTTTTCGCCCCGCCAGGCCGACGTGATGATCGTGGCAGGATGGGTAAACTACAAGATGGCACACGCCATCCGGCGCATATGGGACCAGATGCCCGACCCCAAGTGGTGCATCGCCATGGGCGCCTGCGCCTCCACCGGCGGCATGCACCGCTGCTACGGCGTGGTGCAGGGCTGTGACAACTTTCTGCCGGTGGACGCCTACGTCTCCGGCTGCCCGCCCCGCCCGGACGCCCTCCTGCACGCCCTTATGAAGATACAGGACAAGATCCGTACCGAACACTCCGTAATGCTCGACACCTGA
- the dxr gene encoding 1-deoxy-D-xylulose-5-phosphate reductoisomerase, protein MERQQLVILGSTGSIGKQTLEILRMQPGRFDLLALSCRSSWEELARQVEEFRPRYALLGDENLRGKLEERLPDDLPTELLYGSGKLEELAALPEADVVMNSLVGFAGFRPTVKALEAGTKVALANKESLVVGGEIIRGLAGDSFDRLVPVDSEHSAMLQCIVGEKRERVDRIVLTASGGPFRSFSREMMEEVSVADALDHPNWSMGAKITVDSATMMNKGLELIETHWLFGLPLDRIEPVVHPQSVVHSVVTFVDGSSKAQLGPPTMMVPILYALTYPDRAPLEAPTLDWSKAFELTFEPVDRVRFPCLRLAEEAARSGGHAPAILNAANEIAVERFLKEEISYIGIPEIIETCLEKLYEGDAPTVDSLQNVDRRTRELARTL, encoded by the coding sequence TTGGAACGTCAACAACTGGTGATACTGGGTTCCACAGGATCCATAGGCAAACAGACCCTGGAAATCCTGCGCATGCAACCCGGCCGCTTTGATTTGCTGGCCCTCAGCTGCCGGAGCAGCTGGGAGGAGCTGGCCCGCCAGGTGGAGGAGTTCCGTCCCCGCTACGCCCTGTTGGGCGATGAAAACCTGCGCGGGAAGCTGGAGGAGCGCCTGCCGGACGATCTGCCCACTGAGCTGCTCTACGGTAGCGGGAAACTGGAGGAGCTGGCCGCCCTCCCCGAGGCTGACGTGGTTATGAACAGCCTGGTGGGTTTCGCCGGCTTCCGACCCACGGTCAAGGCCCTGGAGGCGGGCACCAAGGTGGCCCTGGCCAACAAGGAGTCCCTGGTCGTGGGCGGAGAAATCATCCGAGGGCTGGCGGGCGACTCTTTCGACCGGCTGGTGCCGGTGGATTCCGAGCACAGCGCCATGCTGCAGTGCATCGTCGGGGAGAAACGTGAGCGCGTGGACCGCATCGTGCTTACCGCCAGCGGGGGACCCTTCCGCTCTTTCTCGCGCGAAATGATGGAGGAGGTGAGCGTGGCGGACGCCCTCGATCATCCCAACTGGTCGATGGGGGCCAAGATCACGGTCGACTCGGCCACCATGATGAACAAGGGCCTGGAGCTTATAGAGACGCACTGGCTCTTCGGACTTCCGCTGGACCGCATCGAGCCCGTGGTGCATCCCCAGAGCGTGGTCCACTCCGTGGTCACCTTTGTGGACGGGAGCAGCAAGGCCCAGCTGGGTCCGCCCACCATGATGGTCCCCATCCTATACGCCCTCACCTATCCCGACCGCGCTCCCCTGGAGGCGCCCACCCTTGACTGGAGCAAGGCCTTTGAACTCACCTTCGAACCGGTGGACCGCGTGCGCTTTCCCTGTCTGCGACTTGCCGAAGAGGCGGCGCGCAGCGGGGGGCACGCACCCGCCATTCTAAATGCTGCCAACGAGATCGCGGTGGAGCGGTTTCTAAAGGAAGAAATTTCTTATATTGGCATCCCTGAAATCATAGAGACCTGCCTCGAAAAACTATACGAGGGAGACGCTCCGACGGTCGACTCTCTGCAGAACGTCGACCGCCGGACCCGAGAACTGGCACGAACCTTATAA
- a CDS encoding bifunctional nuclease family protein, which yields MGKIKMEILGLSTSPSSGGAYALILNEAEGQRRLPIIIGTFEAQAIALELEHIKPPRPMTHDLMKSIIDTFKAEFSQVFINDLSEGTFFAKILYSRNGEELEQDARPSDAIALAVRFNAPIYVEEKILDEAGILTESEGEAGELTTGGGEEPSREMSKLEKLEQELQTAIDTENYEKAARLRDEIQKLKG from the coding sequence TTGGGTAAGATCAAAATGGAAATTTTGGGACTCTCCACCAGCCCCAGCAGCGGAGGTGCCTACGCGCTCATCCTCAACGAGGCGGAGGGGCAGCGGAGGCTCCCCATTATCATCGGTACCTTCGAGGCGCAGGCCATCGCGCTGGAACTGGAGCATATCAAACCGCCCCGGCCGATGACCCACGACCTTATGAAAAGCATCATCGACACCTTCAAGGCCGAATTCAGCCAGGTCTTCATCAACGATCTGAGCGAGGGCACCTTTTTTGCAAAGATCCTCTACAGCCGCAACGGGGAAGAGCTGGAACAGGACGCCCGACCCAGCGACGCCATCGCCCTGGCCGTGCGCTTTAACGCCCCAATTTATGTGGAAGAGAAGATTCTTGACGAGGCGGGCATACTTACCGAAAGTGAAGGGGAGGCCGGCGAGCTCACCACCGGGGGCGGGGAGGAACCTTCGCGCGAGATGAGCAAACTGGAAAAGCTGGAGCAGGAGCTGCAGACCGCCATTGATACGGAAAATTATGAGAAAGCGGCCCGCCTGCGCGACGAGATCCAAAAGCTAAAAGGGTAG
- the rseP gene encoding RIP metalloprotease RseP, whose translation MEWIISLLSTLGIFAAALLILVFFHELGHFLAAKFFGMRVERFSLGFPPRIWGFKKGDTDYCVGATPLGGYVKISGMIDESMDTDHLEEEPQPWEFRSKPVWQRIVVITAGVIFNMILAVLIYAGLALTAGETKVELDSVGGLYVAEGSLAQQIGFRSGDRILSVNGEQVPYFSDLVAPTQLTRSDVHYTVQRGGEEVTVGLPDSALNEFSRQGFISPTNAIPSRVRQVQEGSPADSAGLQAGDRIISLNGDSVAWWAQLVEGIRSSTSDSLSLQVARGDRTLAYTMRPRADGTIGIASPAPDEIFEIHRFQYGLFESMRVGGEKTAATFTGIIQGFSKLFSGDISVRENLGGPVAIANVTREATEVGGMIGFWNITAFLSITLAIMNILPIPVLDGGHLMFLFYEGITRREPSAKVRMVLQQIGFVLIIALFIYVTFNDILRQFG comes from the coding sequence ATGGAATGGATCATCAGCCTGCTGTCTACGCTGGGCATCTTTGCCGCAGCCCTGCTCATCCTCGTGTTTTTTCACGAGCTGGGCCACTTCCTGGCAGCCAAATTTTTCGGCATGCGCGTGGAGCGCTTTTCGCTTGGATTCCCACCCCGAATCTGGGGCTTTAAAAAGGGTGACACCGACTACTGTGTAGGCGCCACCCCGCTGGGCGGCTATGTAAAAATATCCGGCATGATCGACGAGAGCATGGACACCGACCACCTGGAGGAGGAGCCTCAGCCCTGGGAATTCCGCAGCAAGCCGGTCTGGCAGCGAATTGTGGTTATCACGGCCGGCGTGATCTTCAACATGATCCTGGCCGTGCTCATATATGCCGGACTGGCCCTGACGGCCGGTGAGACCAAGGTGGAGCTGGACAGTGTCGGGGGACTCTACGTGGCCGAGGGCTCCCTGGCGCAGCAGATCGGCTTCCGAAGCGGAGACCGTATTCTGAGCGTGAACGGCGAGCAGGTGCCCTACTTCTCCGACCTGGTGGCCCCCACTCAGCTCACCCGCTCCGATGTGCACTATACGGTTCAGCGAGGCGGGGAGGAGGTGACTGTGGGCCTGCCCGACAGCGCCCTCAACGAGTTCAGCCGGCAGGGTTTCATCTCCCCGACCAATGCCATTCCCAGCCGCGTGCGCCAGGTACAGGAGGGCAGTCCCGCCGACTCGGCCGGCCTGCAGGCGGGCGACCGCATCATCTCCCTGAACGGCGACTCGGTGGCCTGGTGGGCGCAGCTGGTGGAGGGCATCCGCAGCAGCACCTCCGACAGCCTCTCCCTGCAGGTGGCACGCGGGGACCGGACGCTCGCCTATACCATGCGCCCGCGGGCCGACGGGACCATCGGCATTGCCTCGCCTGCACCCGATGAAATTTTCGAGATTCACCGATTCCAATACGGCCTCTTCGAATCGATGCGTGTGGGCGGGGAGAAGACCGCTGCCACCTTCACTGGCATCATTCAAGGCTTCAGCAAGCTTTTTTCGGGCGACATCTCCGTGCGCGAAAATCTGGGGGGACCCGTGGCCATCGCCAACGTGACGCGGGAGGCCACCGAGGTGGGGGGCATGATTGGCTTCTGGAACATCACGGCCTTCCTCAGCATCACCCTGGCCATCATGAACATCCTTCCCATTCCCGTGCTGGACGGGGGGCACCTCATGTTCCTGTTCTACGAGGGCATCACCCGCCGGGAGCCCTCGGCAAAAGTGCGCATGGTGCTCCAGCAGATCGGTTTCGTGCTGATCATCGCGCTTTTCATCTACGTCACCTTCAACGACATTCTCAGACAATTCGGGTAG